In Ruficoccus amylovorans, the DNA window CGCCCTGCTTGAATACGATTTCATCCGATAAACCTTCGGGGGCCTTGGGCAAGGCCTGCTTTGTTGTATGGTAATTGTAGCGACGCTGGCGTGACCTCCTAGAATCGTACCATTGCGTTTGAGACCCTGGCGGGTAGAACCCGACCAGAAGTATGAAACGAAAGAGATACACCGAAGAGCAAATCGTGGCGCTCCTGCGCGAGGCAGACGAAGGCCGCAGCGTGGACGATGTTTGCCGCGAGCACAATGTGAGCAAAGCGAGCTTCCATCGTTGGAAGAGCAAGTACGGACAGATGGAGCTGCGCGATGTGAAGCGTCTGAAGGAGCTTGAGCGCGAGAACGCCGAGCTGAAGAAACTGGTGGCCGACCAGCTTTTGAACATCAAAGTACTGGAGCAGGTAAACGCAAAAAAATGGTAAGCCCGGGGCACAAGCGCGAAGCGGTGCGCGAGGTGGCCGAGTCGGGAACGTGCTCGTTACGGGCCGCCTGTCGGTATCTTCGTCTGCACTGGTCGAGCTTCTGCTACCGGGCTAAAACCGCCACCGACAAGATGGTTCGCCTCGTGCGTGCGATCATCGCGGTGAGCCGGACCAACCCGCGCTACGGTTATCGTCGCGTACGAGCGCTGCTG includes these proteins:
- a CDS encoding transposase, which codes for MKRKRYTEEQIVALLREADEGRSVDDVCREHNVSKASFHRWKSKYGQMELRDVKRLKELERENAELKKLVADQLLNIKVLEQVNAKKW